A part of Kitasatospora acidiphila genomic DNA contains:
- a CDS encoding ABC transporter permease: MRTVTRVLHTTVRDGLTERSVQAVTPEHLADTLDLGVTAGDLGRLADGTAAAADGLGYRLGQHVHLTLADGTPADVTVVALYGRGLGFGDLVLAHGPVAAHVDVPLDDELLVRGDGLTRPALAAALHADPGLGVLTSAAAEGSQTQVSTQIGYVMLGLIVAFVAIAVLNTLAMSIADRRREFTALKLTGATRRQIRRMLGWETVTSVAIATAFGLAVAFAVLTTYAEGITRGTAGIAMPGSRLAAILAGTVVLAAVGTWLPAGSALRGLRRPA; the protein is encoded by the coding sequence GTGCGGACGGTGACCCGGGTGCTGCACACCACGGTTCGCGACGGCCTGACCGAGCGCAGCGTGCAGGCGGTCACGCCGGAGCACCTGGCCGACACCCTCGACCTCGGCGTCACCGCCGGCGACCTCGGCCGGCTGGCGGACGGTACTGCGGCGGCCGCCGACGGGCTGGGCTACCGGCTCGGCCAGCACGTCCACCTCACCCTGGCCGACGGCACCCCGGCCGATGTCACGGTCGTCGCCCTCTACGGCCGCGGCCTCGGCTTCGGCGACCTCGTCCTCGCGCACGGACCGGTCGCCGCCCACGTCGACGTGCCGCTCGACGACGAACTGCTGGTCCGCGGCGACGGCCTCACCCGGCCGGCCCTTGCGGCGGCCCTGCACGCCGATCCCGGCCTCGGGGTGCTCACCAGCGCCGCCGCCGAGGGATCGCAGACCCAGGTGAGCACCCAGATCGGCTACGTCATGCTCGGTCTGATCGTCGCCTTCGTCGCCATCGCGGTCCTCAACACCCTGGCGATGAGCATCGCCGACCGCCGCCGGGAGTTCACCGCGCTCAAGCTGACCGGTGCCACCCGGCGGCAGATCCGGCGGATGCTCGGCTGGGAGACGGTGACCTCCGTGGCCATCGCCACCGCCTTCGGCCTCGCGGTCGCCTTCGCGGTGCTCACCACCTACGCCGAGGGCATCACCCGCGGCACCGCCGGGATCGCCATGCCCGGCAGCCGGCTCGCCGCGATCCTGGCCGGCACCGTCGTCCTCGCCGCAGTCGGCACCTGGCTCCCCGCCGGCAGCGCCCTGCGCGGCCTGCGCCGCCCGGCCTGA
- a CDS encoding ABC transporter permease — MMLGLSLATLRHRMAAFVGAFVALFCAAAMVCGCGTLLVTGLTSTVRPERYAAAPIVVSGDRNVHAIEKQGNGKTKEKTKPIADHAWVPADLAERIKALPSVRAVATEVTFPVLLPGGPSSESWGHGWESAPLAGLTLAAGRAPSAPDEVVVDAATAARAHLSLGATTPARTASGTLAVRVVGVTAQGFGSQAAVFFAPDRARQLAGHDGLVSAIGVFPAAPSAAADIRALLATAPTVSAAPTVSAAPTVSGGPTVSGDPTAPGTPTVPAAVVSTGDDRGTVEFTDAANAQVRLISMGAVLAGTSLLVALLVVVGTFGLSIQQRQREIAVLRAVGATGRQVRKMIGGEALVVGLAAGALGAVAGLPLGGWLHERFVALDVIPANLPVVLSPFPVLVAAAATLLSGWAAARISARRATAIKPVEALGEAELKPARPSWTRIGFGVLATAGAVVLTALLTVLHTDAASTPVCFNAVLLWCTALSLLGPVVVRGATAVLGLPLRVSRVGGYLAAHNLRAGAHRLSSVVNPLTLLIAMACTILFTATTVDHAAGAQRQRGNTADFVVGPASRRPPRRRSPPSPVCGR, encoded by the coding sequence ATGATGCTGGGTCTCTCCCTCGCCACCCTCCGGCACCGGATGGCCGCCTTCGTCGGTGCGTTCGTCGCCCTGTTCTGCGCCGCGGCCATGGTCTGCGGCTGCGGGACGCTCCTGGTCACCGGCCTGACCAGCACGGTCCGGCCGGAACGCTACGCGGCCGCGCCGATCGTGGTCTCCGGGGACCGGAACGTCCACGCCATCGAGAAGCAGGGCAACGGCAAGACCAAGGAGAAGACCAAGCCGATCGCCGACCACGCCTGGGTGCCGGCCGACCTCGCCGAGCGCATCAAGGCCCTGCCGTCGGTGCGGGCGGTCGCCACCGAGGTGACCTTCCCGGTGCTGCTGCCCGGCGGTCCCAGCAGTGAGTCCTGGGGCCACGGTTGGGAGTCCGCGCCGCTGGCCGGCCTCACCCTCGCCGCCGGGCGGGCGCCGTCCGCCCCGGACGAGGTCGTCGTCGACGCGGCCACCGCCGCCCGGGCCCACCTGTCCCTCGGCGCCACCACACCCGCGCGCACCGCCTCGGGCACCCTGGCCGTGCGGGTGGTCGGCGTCACCGCCCAGGGGTTTGGCAGCCAGGCGGCGGTGTTCTTCGCCCCCGACCGGGCCCGTCAACTCGCCGGCCATGACGGCTTGGTCAGCGCGATCGGCGTCTTCCCGGCCGCACCGTCGGCCGCCGCCGACATCCGGGCCCTGCTCGCCACCGCACCGACGGTCTCCGCCGCACCGACGGTCTCCGCCGCACCGACGGTCTCCGGCGGCCCGACGGTCTCCGGCGACCCGACGGCTCCCGGCACCCCGACGGTCCCCGCCGCCGTGGTCAGCACCGGCGACGACCGCGGGACGGTGGAGTTCACCGACGCCGCCAACGCCCAGGTCCGCCTGATCAGCATGGGCGCCGTGCTGGCCGGAACCTCGCTGCTGGTCGCCCTGCTGGTCGTGGTCGGCACCTTCGGCCTGTCGATCCAGCAGCGGCAGCGGGAGATCGCGGTGCTGCGCGCCGTGGGCGCGACCGGACGGCAGGTCCGCAAGATGATCGGCGGCGAGGCGCTGGTCGTCGGCCTGGCCGCCGGTGCCCTCGGCGCCGTCGCGGGTCTGCCGCTGGGCGGCTGGCTGCACGAGCGGTTCGTGGCCCTGGACGTGATCCCGGCGAACCTGCCCGTCGTCCTCTCGCCGTTCCCGGTGCTCGTCGCGGCGGCCGCCACCCTGCTGTCCGGCTGGGCCGCCGCCCGGATCTCGGCCCGGCGCGCCACCGCCATCAAGCCGGTCGAAGCCCTCGGCGAGGCCGAGCTCAAGCCGGCGCGGCCGAGCTGGACCCGGATCGGGTTCGGCGTCCTCGCCACCGCCGGCGCCGTCGTGCTCACCGCGCTGCTCACCGTCCTGCACACCGATGCGGCGTCCACCCCGGTCTGCTTCAACGCCGTCCTGCTGTGGTGCACCGCGCTCTCCCTGCTCGGCCCGGTGGTCGTCAGGGGTGCCACCGCCGTGCTGGGCCTGCCGCTGCGGGTGTCCAGGGTCGGCGGCTACCTCGCCGCCCACAACCTGCGGGCCGGCGCGCACCGGCTCTCCTCGGTCGTCAACCCGCTGACCCTGCTGATCGCGATGGCCTGCACCATCCTGTTCACCGCGACCACCGTCGACCACGCCGCCGGGGCGCAGCGCCAGCGCGGGAACACCGCCGACTTCGTGGTGGGCCCCGCGTCCCGGCGACCGCCGCGGCGGAGGTCGCCGCCGTCCCCGGTGTGCGGACGGTGA